A part of Miscanthus floridulus cultivar M001 chromosome 6, ASM1932011v1, whole genome shotgun sequence genomic DNA contains:
- the LOC136456592 gene encoding protein CURVATURE THYLAKOID 1C, chloroplastic-like, whose product MMARALAVAHPAASLALSGKRSLSGGRPPRLPSPRFSDKLRSRSVVAKAAQDSSESSGSIVKYVTTSFSTAEDIFGLAGIGFAAIAALWASVNLIEIIDKLPVLPLLFELVGILVAWLFIYNNLLFKPKREEFLKNIKNSVSQILGQ is encoded by the exons ATGATGGCGCGTGCCCTCGCCGTCGCCCACCCTGCGGCATCTCTCGCGCTATCCGGCAAGAGGAGCCTCTCCGGCGGCCGTCCCCCACGGCTGCCATCTCCCAGATTTTCAG ACAAGCTAAGGAGCCGCAGTGTCGTTGCCAAGGCTGCGCAGGACAGTTCAGAATCATCCGGGAGCATAGTGAAATACGTCACGACTTCT TTCAGCACTGCGGAAGACATTTTTGGTCTAGCTGGTATAGGCTTTGCCGCAATAGCTGCATTATGGGCTTCAGTCAACCTCATTGAG ATCATCGATAAGCTCCCGGTTCTTCCTCTTCTCTTTGAACTAGTTGGGATATTAGTTGCATGG CTTTTCATCTACAACAATCTCCTCTTCAAGCCAAAGAG GGAAGAATTTCTGAAGAACATCAAAAACTCAGTATCTCAAATCCTGGGGCAGTAA
- the LOC136459063 gene encoding probable protein ABIL5 isoform X2, producing MDAEAGEAGMQQPGAVSTSTAAAMPFDRSSSRLGAPGAETFDGALRELKDLRSQLHEAADCCEKAFLNTDKKKLILEGTKGYICDAVVAVIDHLGTVSSKLEHKLQEKTDVTLTERKINFLKQRLLTCEQYAISLKLLTVRGDPDAIQYHRRYISQSTQISKLGNSVGSRMFTLF from the exons ATGGACGCTGAGGCCGGCGAGGCGGGGATGCAGCAGCCAGGGGCGGTGTCCACGAGCACCGCGGCGGCGATGCCGTTCGACAGGTCGTCGTCGCGTCTAGGCGCGCCCGGCGCCGAGACCTTCGACGGCGCGCTTAGG GAGCTCAAGGATCTGCGGTCCCAGCTGCACGAAGCGGCGGACTGCTGCGAGAAGGCGTTCCTCAACACCGACAAGAAGAAGCT GATTCTGGAGGGTACAAAGGGTTACATATGTGACGCCGTGGTAGCTGTGATTGATCACTTGGGGACTGTTTCATCCAAGCTTGAGCACAAGCTGCAGGAGAAGACTGACGTCACACTGACAGAACGAAAGATCAACTTCTTGAAGCAG AGGCTTTTGACATGCGAACAGTATGCCATTTCTCTGAAGCTTTTGACTGTACGAGGGGACCCTGATGCCATTCAATATCATCGTCGTTACATCTCGCAAT CTACTCAAATATCCAAACTGGGAAACAGTGTTGGCTCCAG GATGTTCACATTGTTCTAG
- the LOC136459063 gene encoding probable protein ABIL5 isoform X1: MDAEAGEAGMQQPGAVSTSTAAAMPFDRSSSRLGAPGAETFDGALRELKDLRSQLHEAADCCEKAFLNTDKKKLILEGTKGYICDAVVAVIDHLGTVSSKLEHKLQEKTDVTLTERKINFLKQRLLTCEQYAISLKLLTVRGDPDAIQYHRRYISQSTQISKLGNSVGSSKNDPWLLEITGPTVSGATLFLKPYDVQPAIKILRTAQGP; this comes from the exons ATGGACGCTGAGGCCGGCGAGGCGGGGATGCAGCAGCCAGGGGCGGTGTCCACGAGCACCGCGGCGGCGATGCCGTTCGACAGGTCGTCGTCGCGTCTAGGCGCGCCCGGCGCCGAGACCTTCGACGGCGCGCTTAGG GAGCTCAAGGATCTGCGGTCCCAGCTGCACGAAGCGGCGGACTGCTGCGAGAAGGCGTTCCTCAACACCGACAAGAAGAAGCT GATTCTGGAGGGTACAAAGGGTTACATATGTGACGCCGTGGTAGCTGTGATTGATCACTTGGGGACTGTTTCATCCAAGCTTGAGCACAAGCTGCAGGAGAAGACTGACGTCACACTGACAGAACGAAAGATCAACTTCTTGAAGCAG AGGCTTTTGACATGCGAACAGTATGCCATTTCTCTGAAGCTTTTGACTGTACGAGGGGACCCTGATGCCATTCAATATCATCGTCGTTACATCTCGCAAT CTACTCAAATATCCAAACTGGGAAACAGTGTTGGCTCCAG TAAAAATGATCCATGGCTTCTGGAAATTACTGGCCCAACAGTATCTGGAGCTACCCTCTTTCTCAAGCCATATGATGTTCAACCAGCCATCA AAATTCTGAGGACAGCTCAAGGACCATAA